The Candidatus Methanoperedens sp. genome includes a region encoding these proteins:
- the thsB gene encoding thermosome subunit beta, translating to MAGQLGGQPIFILREGSQRTKGREAQNNNIMAAKAVAAAVRTTLGPKGMDKMLVDSLGDIVITNDGATILKEMDIEHPAAKMIVEVAKTQDDEVGDGTTTAAVLAGEFLKNAEELLEQNVHPTVIANGYRLASIKAKEILQTLAVKVSAERKDLLYKIAATAITGKGAEAHKDVFANLTVSAVLSVVNTENGKRTVDVDDIKVEKKVGGSIEASELIKGMVIDKERVHTNMPKKITKAKILLLNEALEIKKTEVDAEIQIKSPDQLQLFLDQEEQMIHDMVTKVIDCGANVVFVQKGIDDIAQHYLAKAGIYAARRVKKSDMEKLARATGAKILTSLKEIDPADLGKAGVVEEKKIGDEAMTFVTECHNPRSVSIILHGGTEHVVDEAERALHDALRVVGVAIEDEKLVAGGGSPEIELALRLREYAATLSGREQLAVTKFAEALEVIPRSLAENAGLDPINMIAEMRSEHEKGNKTAGLNVFTGKVVDMMKEGVVEPLRVKTQAIDSATEAATMILRIDDVLSSKSAPGGGMPPGGMPGGMGGMGGMEGMD from the coding sequence ATGGCAGGACAATTAGGAGGACAGCCAATCTTTATTTTAAGAGAAGGCAGTCAGAGAACGAAAGGAAGAGAAGCTCAGAACAACAATATCATGGCCGCTAAAGCAGTAGCGGCAGCGGTAAGGACCACCCTTGGACCAAAGGGCATGGATAAGATGCTCGTGGATTCTCTCGGGGACATTGTGATCACGAACGACGGTGCGACCATCCTCAAGGAGATGGACATCGAACACCCGGCAGCCAAAATGATCGTGGAGGTCGCAAAGACCCAGGACGATGAGGTCGGGGACGGCACGACCACGGCGGCGGTTCTTGCAGGCGAATTCCTGAAGAACGCAGAAGAACTGCTGGAGCAGAACGTTCATCCCACGGTGATTGCGAACGGGTACAGGCTTGCATCAATAAAAGCAAAGGAGATCCTGCAGACCCTTGCCGTAAAGGTGAGCGCTGAAAGGAAGGATCTGTTATATAAGATAGCAGCCACCGCAATAACCGGGAAAGGGGCGGAAGCTCACAAGGACGTGTTCGCAAACCTGACCGTTAGCGCAGTTTTATCCGTGGTCAATACCGAGAACGGTAAGCGCACGGTAGATGTTGATGATATCAAAGTCGAGAAGAAAGTTGGCGGCAGCATCGAGGCATCGGAACTGATCAAAGGCATGGTGATAGACAAGGAGCGCGTGCACACCAACATGCCAAAGAAAATCACCAAAGCAAAGATACTCCTCCTCAATGAAGCGCTGGAGATCAAGAAGACCGAAGTTGATGCAGAGATCCAGATAAAGTCACCCGACCAGCTCCAGTTATTCCTTGACCAGGAAGAGCAGATGATACATGACATGGTCACCAAAGTCATTGATTGCGGGGCCAATGTTGTCTTTGTCCAGAAAGGAATTGATGACATAGCCCAGCATTATCTTGCAAAAGCAGGCATATATGCGGCACGGCGTGTCAAGAAGAGCGATATGGAGAAACTCGCCCGCGCAACAGGCGCAAAGATTCTCACAAGTCTCAAGGAAATAGACCCGGCGGACCTTGGAAAGGCAGGAGTTGTCGAAGAGAAGAAGATCGGCGATGAGGCAATGACCTTTGTCACGGAATGCCACAATCCCAGATCGGTTTCGATTATCCTGCACGGCGGGACTGAGCATGTGGTGGATGAAGCCGAGCGCGCACTACATGATGCGCTGCGCGTTGTAGGTGTAGCGATCGAGGATGAGAAGCTAGTAGCTGGTGGAGGCTCTCCGGAGATTGAGCTCGCATTGAGACTGCGTGAATATGCAGCCACGCTATCAGGACGGGAACAGCTTGCTGTCACAAAATTCGCCGAAGCGCTTGAAGTTATCCCGCGGTCCCTGGCAGAAAATGCCGGCCTTGACCCGATCAATATGATCGCCGAGATGCGAAGCGAGCATGAGAAGGGCAATAAGACAGCGGGTCTTAATGTGTTCACAGGCAAAGTTGTGGATATGATGAAGGAAGGGGTCGTTGAACCGCTGCGTGTAAAGACGCAGGCCATCGATTCGGCCACAGAAGCAGCAACCATGATCCTGCGCATAGACGATGTGCTGTCAAGCAAGTCAGCACCGGGCGGAGGAATGCCACCGGGAGGAATGCCAGGTGGAATGGGAGGCATGGGCGGAATGGAAGGAATGGATTAA
- a CDS encoding MMPL family transporter — MDPLQKGLVRLAEIQRKHAKLLAVFVIIFTIVLGIGLKDLTINSDFRTEMPRQLPIFALNDRISDKFGGQDTVIVAVQIDDSVDLKSAVRDIRDPRVIQSLIFLDGELRNEPTVTSVASPASFFRGKGTVTPEEITQTLSNPQTNAFFSRNYRMTLMSVTADIGSGEGQIQNFDELIQKRIDYTPKPPGVKFGITGGPILRMTIFDLLRSDAVFTLIVAAVIILILLFVMERSYTQGILIFAPLSLGLIWTMGTLGWLGIPLSVATVGLSSMLLGLGVEYGVFMLSRYNEERAKRNSQLDSLRTTVRGIGSAIIGSGLTVIVGFGVLALATVPMMQHLGETLALGIAFCLLAALFVSPVFILLEEDYEYWSTHRKLEKLAAKKEEHVLRGR; from the coding sequence ATGGACCCCCTGCAAAAAGGACTGGTAAGACTTGCTGAAATTCAGAGAAAACACGCAAAATTACTAGCTGTATTCGTAATTATTTTTACAATTGTATTGGGGATTGGACTTAAGGATCTTACAATCAACTCCGATTTCAGGACAGAGATGCCAAGACAACTTCCCATATTTGCGCTCAATGACCGCATTTCGGATAAATTCGGGGGGCAGGATACAGTAATCGTAGCTGTGCAGATCGACGATTCGGTTGATCTGAAAAGTGCGGTCCGTGACATCAGAGACCCCAGGGTGATACAATCCCTTATTTTCTTAGACGGGGAGCTAAGAAATGAGCCAACAGTAACCAGCGTTGCTTCGCCTGCAAGTTTTTTCAGGGGAAAAGGGACAGTTACACCGGAAGAGATTACGCAGACCCTTAGCAACCCGCAAACCAATGCTTTTTTCAGCCGGAATTACAGGATGACCCTCATGTCTGTCACTGCAGATATCGGCTCGGGTGAGGGACAGATACAGAATTTTGATGAGCTTATCCAGAAGCGCATCGATTATACGCCAAAGCCGCCAGGTGTGAAGTTTGGCATAACAGGCGGCCCGATTCTCAGAATGACCATTTTCGATCTCCTGAGAAGCGATGCTGTTTTTACGCTGATTGTTGCCGCAGTTATTATACTAATATTGCTTTTCGTAATGGAGCGATCATATACGCAGGGTATTCTGATATTTGCTCCATTGTCGCTTGGATTGATCTGGACTATGGGCACACTGGGCTGGCTCGGGATACCGCTTTCGGTGGCGACCGTTGGCTTAAGTTCGATGCTACTGGGTCTTGGTGTTGAATACGGCGTGTTCATGTTGAGCAGGTATAATGAAGAAAGGGCCAAAAGGAATAGCCAGCTCGATTCCCTGAGAACCACTGTAAGGGGTATAGGCTCGGCCATAATCGGTTCAGGGCTTACTGTTATAGTGGGTTTCGGGGTGCTTGCACTCGCTACCGTGCCCATGATGCAGCACCTTGGCGAGACCCTTGCGCTTGGTATAGCGTTCTGTCTTCTTGCCGCTCTTTTTGTCAGTCCAGTCTTCATACTGCTGGAAGAAGACTATGAATACTGGAGCACGCACAGGAAACTTGAGAAACTGGCTGCCA